The stretch of DNA AGCCGAGGCCGATCTCCACGCCCTTGACGGCCTGGATTCCCATGAGGGCCGCCGCGAGGCGCGCGTCGAGGCGGCGCTCGCCGCTGATGTGGCTGCCGAGGCCGACCGGAAGCCCTTCGACGCGCACCTCGACGACGCCGCCCAGCGTGTCGTGACGGCGCGCCGCTTCCTTCACGGCCTCGACCATCCGGCGCGAGGCTTCTTCGTCGGCGCAGTACACGGGCGACGCCGCGGCGCGGGCGGCGAGCTCGTCGAGCGTCAGCGCCGCCACGGCCTCGGGATCGGCCGCGGCTTCGCCCATGCGCACCACGTGGCCGGCGGCGCGGATGCCGAGCTCGGCGAGGAACTTCAGGCAGGCGGCGCCGATCGCCACGCGCATCGCCGTCTCACGGGCGCTTGCGCGCTCGAGGACGTCGCGCAGGTCGGCGCGGTCATACTTGAGGCCGCCGGCCAGGTCGGCGTGGCCCGGCCGGGGCGCGGTCACACGCCGGGCGGCGCGGCGCCCGGCGTCGATCGCCTCGGCTTCCGGGTTCATCACGCCCTGCCAGTTCTTCCAGTCGCGGTTCTCGATGAGGAAGGCGACGGGGCTGCCCAGCGTCTCCCCTCCGCGGACGCCGGCCACGAGGCGGACCTCGTCGCGCTCGATCTTCATGCGGCCGCCGCGCCCGTACCCGCCCTGGCGGCGCTGGAGGTAGGGATTGATGTCGCCTGCGGAGAGCGGGATGCCGGCCGGCAAGCCCTCGAGGATTCCCACGAGCATCTCCCCGTGGGATTCACCGGCGGTCATGTATCGGAGCAATGCG from Clostridia bacterium encodes:
- the aroC gene encoding chorismate synthase, which encodes MLRYMTAGESHGEMLVGILEGLPAGIPLSAGDINPYLQRRQGGYGRGGRMKIERDEVRLVAGVRGGETLGSPVAFLIENRDWKNWQGVMNPEAEAIDAGRRAARRVTAPRPGHADLAGGLKYDRADLRDVLERASARETAMRVAIGAACLKFLAELGIRAAGHVVRMGEAAADPEAVAALTLDELAARAAASPVYCADEEASRRMVEAVKEAARRHDTLGGVVEVRVEGLPVGLGSHISGERRLDARLAAALMGIQAVKGVEIGLGFEAARRFGSEVHDPIVYVGPSRAPRSGGYARTRNGAGGLEGGMTNGEPLVVRAAMKPLATLTHPLPSVDVHSKEAAGAAVERTDVAAVPALAVVAEAMVGIVLADAVLEKFGGDSLGEVRRNLQGYVDQIARHPLQPEGEAR